In Pectobacterium aroidearum, the following are encoded in one genomic region:
- the pntB gene encoding Re/Si-specific NAD(P)(+) transhydrogenase subunit beta, giving the protein MSGGLVTAAYIVAAILFIFSLAGLSKHETSQQGNIFGISGMALALIATILGPDSGNVGWIIVAMVIGGSIGIYLARKVEMTEMPELVAILHSFVGLAAVLVGFNSFLDHGEITDPVMVNIHLTEVFLGIFIGAVTFTGSVIAFGKLRGKISSKPLMLPHRHKMNLAALVVSFLLLLVFVNTGSVALQVLALILMTAIALVFGWHLVASIGGADMPVVVSMLNSYSGWAAAAAGFMLSNDLLIVTGALVGSSGAILSYIMCKAMNRSFISVIAGGFGTDGVSSSESEEVGEYREASAEDVADLLKNSTSVIITPGYGMAVAQAQYPVHDITAKLRARGINVRFGIHPVAGRLPGHMNVLLAEAKVPYDIVLEMDEINDDFTDTDVVLVIGANDTVNPAAQEDPHSPIAGMPVLEVWKAQNVIVFKRSMNTGYAGVQNPLFFKENTQMLFGDAKDSVEAILKAL; this is encoded by the coding sequence ATGTCTGGTGGATTAGTAACTGCTGCATACATTGTTGCCGCAATTCTCTTTATTTTCAGTTTGGCCGGGTTGTCCAAGCACGAAACGTCGCAGCAAGGGAACATTTTCGGTATCAGCGGGATGGCACTTGCGCTGATCGCGACGATTCTGGGACCGGATTCTGGCAACGTTGGCTGGATCATCGTTGCGATGGTGATCGGTGGGTCAATCGGTATTTATCTGGCGCGTAAAGTTGAAATGACTGAAATGCCAGAGCTGGTCGCTATTCTTCACAGTTTTGTGGGTCTGGCTGCGGTGCTGGTTGGCTTTAACAGTTTCCTCGATCACGGCGAAATCACCGATCCGGTGATGGTCAATATCCATTTGACGGAAGTCTTCCTGGGTATCTTCATCGGTGCGGTGACCTTCACGGGTTCGGTTATCGCATTCGGTAAGCTGCGCGGCAAGATCTCTTCCAAGCCGTTGATGCTGCCTCATCGCCATAAAATGAATCTGGCGGCGTTGGTTGTGTCCTTCCTGCTGCTTCTGGTTTTCGTCAATACGGGCAGTGTAGCGCTGCAGGTGCTGGCGTTGATTCTGATGACGGCCATTGCACTGGTGTTTGGTTGGCATCTGGTTGCATCGATTGGCGGTGCTGACATGCCAGTCGTTGTCTCTATGCTGAACTCCTACTCCGGTTGGGCGGCAGCGGCAGCAGGCTTTATGCTGAGCAATGACCTGCTGATCGTGACGGGTGCTCTGGTAGGTTCTTCAGGTGCGATTCTGTCTTATATCATGTGTAAAGCGATGAACCGCTCTTTCATCAGCGTCATTGCCGGTGGTTTTGGTACGGACGGCGTTTCCTCCAGTGAGAGCGAAGAGGTCGGGGAATATCGTGAGGCTTCAGCGGAAGACGTGGCTGATTTGCTCAAGAACTCAACCTCAGTCATCATCACGCCGGGATACGGTATGGCTGTGGCGCAGGCGCAGTACCCTGTGCATGACATCACCGCAAAGCTGCGCGCGCGCGGTATCAACGTTCGCTTTGGTATCCACCCGGTGGCAGGGCGTTTGCCTGGGCATATGAACGTGCTGTTGGCTGAAGCGAAAGTGCCTTACGATATCGTATTGGAAATGGATGAAATTAATGACGATTTCACCGATACCGATGTCGTGCTGGTCATTGGCGCGAATGACACCGTTAACCCGGCAGCGCAGGAAGATCCACATAGCCCAATCGCAGGCATGCCTGTGTTGGAAGTGTGGAAAGCGCAGAATGTTATCGTGTTCAAGCGTTCCATGAATACCGGCTACGCTGGCGTGCAGAACCCGCTGTTCTTTAAAGAGAACACACAAATGCTGTTTGGCGATGCCAAAGACAGCGTTGAGGCGATTCTGAAAGCACTGTAA